DNA from Alnus glutinosa chromosome 2, dhAlnGlut1.1, whole genome shotgun sequence:
AAAAGGTGTTCATGCACGAGCAGTTCCAACGAGAGACCCTCATTGTACCCTGATTGGATGACTAGAATCAGGAATCCCACACGATGAAGAACAACTACTGCATATGGTTCACTTATACAAGCGTGGCAACCAACTAACCAAGTACATTGAACATGCGACAAGCACACGACTAATAAGTAGATGGGAAAACCAATTTCAATCTTAGTTTTCTCGACCACAAACCCCAGATTAGTATGTGCAGGCCAAGATTCTAAGAgatattaacaaataaagtaCCGAAGCATCATGCAGAAAAATGCAACTCAAAACTGGATGATAGTGATATTATATCTTAAGAAACAAAACCACGTCCAATTCACTTAGGAAAACCAAAAGTGCGAGATTAAGCTAATAATTCTTAAAGCTTGGAGAACAGTGTATATATCGTAAAAGATAAATCAAGATAATGAGCTCATTTCAATCCTTGAATTAGTAACAAATTGaaactaaggaaaaaaaaacctcaGAGCACCCTCAGTCCGCCTTCTTCCTGAAAGAGCACCCCTCGGTGAGCCGAGCACGCCCACCGGTAGGCTGGCATAGCACCGTCTGGCAGTTGCCGCATACCACCACGGTTTGGGAGTGGCTGAAAACAGTGGTTCTGCATTCCCACACAAGCATAAGCCAAACATTGTACTAAAAAAGAAGAGACCAACTACTGTAGACGTAAACTAATGAAATAACTGCTTACATGTTGAAGCAGCCCTGGCATTTCACATCCTACAATAATAGAGAGATTCAGAcaatataaaaacatttttaagaagaaaaaaaaaaattgtttatcttTAGGAGGAAAAAACGAGCGAGCGATCAGAAGCGTACCATGAAGAAGGAGTTGGGGGACTGAACAAGACGTTTAAGCTTGTGCTTCCTCTTCTCGAGCTCCGCCGGAGGGTTCAGCAAGTCAATATCGTTCTGAAGAACCTGATCTCCCACAAaattcacattaaaaaaaaaaaaaaaaaaaaaaaatggaaaccatGTTATTTGAAAAACAAAGAGAGATTTAGATCTGGATGCGGAGTTCCACTCACCATCTTGGAATCAGGTTTTGGAGAACAAAAATCCCCCCAGCGCAGTTTTTGCAGCAGAGACGGAAGAGGAAAAACCCTATGGGTGGTTTTGTATTATATAGTGCCTGAATGGGAAGTTCTTGGTCGTCGGATGATGAGTGTTAGATCTTGGCCCTTCGTCGATACTTAAAAAGCGGTGTTAAGGAAGATGGCCACGTGTCTCTTGCGCTTAGcctaaaaacatataaaaaaaaaaaaaggttcgaGGAGCGCTACAAATATTCTCCTGTGTTCAGTTCCAAATGTTCACTTTCTAATTTTACAATGAAAATTCCATTTCGAtgaaacaacaaataaaaatatatataaaatttaatgacGTTTTTTACCGTCACATCAAAAATTGAGTACTTCAAATTATGTGTAGTATTCTAcacacatattatatatatatatatatatatatatatatatatatatataacaataatgtAATCCAACGGctatacttaaaaaataaattgaaaagtgACTTCAATTACAGACAGACACGTATTAGAATAATATTATCTTTGAAGGAGATGCATTGCTGGTTGTTAAGGCCATTATTGATACATTCTCTAATCTCTCTAGAATTGGCCATTTTGTAGATAGTATTAGAATGAGAATGAGATTTATTCGTTGTGCTTCTATGGTTCGTGTTTTTCGGCTGTAAAATGGTGTTACTCATACACTGGCTAAGAAAGCTTCATGtaatggttaattttttctACTTTCCACTTCATTCCAATTCTCTCTCCCCCCCTCCCCTCTCAATACCAACCACTACAACCCTAAAAAGGTAGCCATGCCCATGCCAGCTCTATATGAAGGTTGAGCCACATCCATGGAGGTCGTGTTGAGCTTTTCATGGAGGGAAGATTAGATAGAGAGTTAGAGGGAGGATTGGAGGAGACAGAAAGGTAGAGAGTgaagagaggaaagagaaattaatgggcaaaaataaaaagaataaattctatttaaaaacagaaagaaagtgTTAATATATAGAGGTCTTCTATCGTAAACAGATACTATATCTCAAGTTCTaaagtaattattattattattattttattttatttttaaatggctTAAAGCACTATATATATTCCctacttttattaaaaaaccaagTTAGCATGATAGTCTAAAAGAAGTGATCTAAACTAAAGCCTCTTAAAACTGCTTGTATAATCCATGTCAACATCATATACAAAATGTAGGATTCAATGCAGCTTGCGGCTTGAGC
Protein-coding regions in this window:
- the LOC133860103 gene encoding small ribosomal subunit protein eS27y-like, whose translation is MVLQNDIDLLNPPAELEKRKHKLKRLVQSPNSFFMDVKCQGCFNITTVFSHSQTVVVCGNCQTVLCQPTGGRARLTEGCSFRKKAD